In Takifugu flavidus isolate HTHZ2018 chromosome 13, ASM371156v2, whole genome shotgun sequence, the following are encoded in one genomic region:
- the kif21a gene encoding kinesin-like protein KIF21A isoform X9: MTTGQDESSVRVALRIRPQLAREKIEGCHICTYVMPGEPQVILGKDKAFTYDYMFDMDSQQDAIYTTCTEKLIDGCFEGYNATVFAYGQTGSGKTYTMGTGFDVNIGDDELGIVPRAVHHLFQGIEERREAAQAQGRPVPEFKINAQFLELYNEEVLDLFDSSRDMKQKSHIKIHEDANGGIYTVGVTTRTVGSEAEMIQCLKLGALSRTTASTQMNVQSSRSHAIFTIHLCQVRVCASDNQENETDNRVSNGNSEMDEYETLTAKFHFVDLAGSERLKRTGATGDRAKEGISINCGLLALGNVISALGDRSKRASHVPYRDSKLTRLLQDSLGGNSQTVMIACISPSDRDFMETLNTLKYANRARNIKNKVMVNQDKASQQISALRTEIARLQMELMEYKSGKRMAGEDGVESFSDMFHENSMLQTENSNLRVRVKAMQETIDAQRARLTQLLSDQANQALGRAGEGGTEEIGNMIQSYIKEIEDLRAKLLESESVNEHLRKNLARASNRQSLYGGPGAFASAALAPEKETSDIIELAKKDLEKLKKREKKKKKSVNKDEVLDNELEKSTEKELLEREDAEMEVQEDSDHEEGEEEEEEEEEEEMDVEESSDDSDSESDEKENFQADLANITCEIAIKQKLIDELENSQRRLHTLKQQYEQKLMMLQCKIKDTQLERDRILHNMNSVESGSEDKARKIKAEYEKKLSVMNKELQKLHSAQKEHARLLKNQSQYEKQLRKLQTDVAEMKKTKVRLMKQMKEQQEKNRMNESRRNREIASLKKDQRRQEHQLKLLEAQKRQQELILRRKTEEVTALRRQARPSSGKVIRKVNLPEPAQDSPHRLPPSGRMYSSGSTAPTSARSPYRRTVGVYSTRVARNKWQTLERRISGVIMQRMTISNMEADMNRLLKQREELTKRKEKVIRKKERLLREGSEAEKTVPPLSEEVEALTANIDYINDSIADCQANIMQMEETKEEGDTVDVSAVISSCTLAEARFLLDHFMSMAINKGLQAAQRESQVKVMEGRLKQTEITSATQNQLLFHMLKEKAEFNPELDALLGNALQELGNISAETGDDSSSDESAQSPSADGASLASDLMKLCGESKTRNKARRRTTTQMELLYANSDSILELPAADFSMLPLAETPDGGGEVEASGSSVRDYAALSPGFSSKMGSISGSRTSSGLEKRAAEPSPLSRRKTYDKAQAAGNRAKVKETKQGVIYPVPSTKSSRSSTLQCVHVAEGHSKAVLCVDSTDDLLFTGSKDRTCKVWNLVTGQEIMSLAGHPNNVVSVRYSSSLVFTVSTSYIKVWDIRDSAKCVRTLTSSGQVTLGDGCSASTSRTVAIPAGENQINQIALNPNGTVLYAAAGNSVRVWDLRRFASTGKLMGHLGPVMCLTVDQSGTSSQDLVITGSKDHYIKLFDVTEGSLGSIGPTHNFEPPHYDGIESLVVQGDMFFSGSRDNGIKKWDLDRKDLLQQVPSAHRDWVCALGVVPGSPVLLSGCRAGVLKLWHTDTLGPLGELRGHESPITSISTNSSHLFTASDDRTVKIWRARGGLDSTAEGADNADEVASN, from the exons ATGACGACGGGGCAGGACGAAAGCTCAGTCCGCGTAGCGCTGAG GATTCGTCCTCAGCTGGCCAGAGAAAAGATCGAGGGATGCCACATCTGCACCTACGTGATGCCCGGAGAGCCTCAGGTGATCCTGGGCAAAGACAAGGCCTTCACCTACGACTACATGTTCGACATGGACTCGCAGCAGGACGCCATCTACACCACCTGCACGGAGAAGCTGATCGACGGCTGCTTCGAGGGCTACAACGCCACCGTCTTTGCGTACGGGCAG ACCGGCTCGGGGAAGACCTACACCATGGGGACGGGCTTCGACGTCAACATCGGCGATGACGAGCTGGGCATCGTCCCCCGCGCCGTCCACCACCTCTTCCAGGGCATCGAGGAGCGTCGGGAGGCGGCGCAGGCGCAGGGCCGTCCCGTGCCCGAGTTTAAGATCAACGCCCAGTTTCTTGAG CTTTATAATGAGGAAGTTCTGGACCTGTTTGACTCCTCAAGAGACATGAAGCAAAAATCGCACATCAAGATCCACGAAGATGCTAACGGGGGCATCTACACGGTGGGAGTGACCACCCGGACCGTCGGCTCCGAGGCCGAG ATGATCCAGTGCCTGAAGCTCGGAGCTCTGTCTCGGACCACGGCGAGCACGCAGATGAATGTCCAGAGCTCTCGATCACACGCCATCTTCACCATCCACCTGTGCCAAGTCCGCGTCTGTGCCTCTGACAAT CAGGAGAACGAGACCGATAACAGAGTCTCCAACGGAAACTCTGAGATGGATGAGTACGAGACGCTGACCGCCAAGTTCCACTTTGTGGACTTAGCCGGTTCTGAGAGGCTGAAGAGAACTGGGGCGACTGGAGACCGAGCCAAGGAGGGCATCTCCATCAACTGTGGGCTG CTGGCTCTGGGGAATGTAATCAGCGCTTTGGGTGACCGCAGCAAGCGGGCGTCTCATGTGCCTTATCGAGACTCCAAACTCACCCGACTTCTGCAGGACTCGTTAGGAGGGAACAG CCAAACAGTCATGATCGCCTGCATCAGTCCGTCTGACCGCGACTTCATGGAGACGCTCAACACTCTGAAGTACGCCAACCGGGCTCGCAACATCAAGAACAAGGTGATGGTGAACCAGGACAAGGCCAGTCAGCAGATCAGCGCTCTGAGGACCGAGATCGCCcgtctgcagatggagctgatggagtACAAGTCG GGCAAACGTATGGCCGGCGAGGACGGCGTGGAGAGTTTCAGCGACATGTTCCATGAAAACTCGATGCTGCAGACGGAGAACAGCAACCTGAGGGTGCGGGTGAAGGCCATGCAGGAGACCATCGATGCCCAGAGAGCGCGCCTCACCCAGCTGCTCAGCGACCAGGCCAACCAGGCCCTGGGCAGGGCAG GTGAGGGAGGAACCGAAGAGATTGGAAACATGATTCAGAGTTACATCAAAGAGATCGAAGACCTCAG AGCCAAACTGCTGGAGAGTGAGTCCGTGAACGAGCACCTGAGGAAGAACCTGGCCCGCGCCTCCAATCGGCAGTCGCTCTACGGAGGCCCGGGCGCCTTCGCCTCCGCCGCGCTGGCGCCCGAGAAggagacctctgacatcatcgaACTGGCCAAGAAAGACCTGGAAAAACTGAAGAAGcgggaaaagaagaagaagaaaag CGTCAACAAGGACGAAGTTCTCGACAACGAGCTGGAAAAgagcacagaaaaagagctgctggagcgTGAGGACGCGGAGATG GAGGTCCAGGAAGACAGCGATcatgaggaaggagaggaggaggaggaggaggaggaagaggaggagatggatgtGGAGGAGAGTTCAGACGATTCTGACTCCGAGTCAGATGAAAAAG AGAACTTCCAGGCCGATCTGGCCAACATCACCTGTGAGATCGCCATCAAGCAGAAGCTGATCGATGAGCTGGAGAACAGCCAGCGGCGCCTGCACACGCTCAAGCAGCAGTACGAGCAGAAGCTGATGATGCTGCAGTGCAAGATCAAAGACACGCAGCTGGAGCGAGACCGCATCCTCCACAACATGA aCTCGGTGGAAAGCGGCTCGGAGGACAAAGCGCGCAAGATTAAGGCCGAATACGAGAAGAAGCTGAGTGTCATGAAcaaggagctgcagaagctgcactcGGCCCAGAAGGAGCACGCACGGCTGCTGAAGAACCAGTCGCAGTACGagaagcagctgaggaagctgcagACGGACGTGGCGGAGATGAAGAAGACCAAG GTGCGTCTCATGAAGcagatgaaggagcagcaggagaagaacaGGATGAACGAATCTCGCAGAAATCGAGAAATCGCGTCCTTGAAGAAAGACCAGCGCCGGCAGGAG CACCAACTGAAGTTACTGGAAGCTCagaagaggcagcaggagctgatcctgaggaggaagacggaggAGGTGACGGCTCTCAGGAGGCAGGCTCGGCCCAGCTCGGGAAAGGTGATCAGAAAGGTCAACCTCCCAGAACCGGCCCAGGACTCCCCCCACAGACTCCCTCCGTCTGGACGCATGTACTCCTCCGGCAGCACAGCCCCCACCAGCGCCCG ATCTCCCTACAGGCGCACAGTTGGTGTTTACTCCACCAGGGTCGCACGCAATAAGTGGCAGACCCTGGAGCGCCGCATCTCCGGCGTCATCATGCAGAGGATGACCATCTCTAACATGGAGGCCGACATGAACCGGCTCCTCAAG CAACGAGAGGAGCTGACCAAGCGCAAAGAGAAGGTGATCCGCAAGAAGGAGCGTCTGCTGAGGGAGGGGTCTGAGGCGGAGAAGACCGTCCCCCCCCTCAGCGAGGAGGTGGAGGCGCTGACCGCCAACATCGACTACATCAACGACAGCATCGCGGACTGCCAGGCCAACATCATGCAGATGGAGGAAACCAAG gaggagggcgACACGGTGGACGTCTCCGCCGTCATCAGCTCCTGCACGCTGGCCGAGGCTCGTTTCCTCCTGGATCACTTTATGTCCATGGCAATCAATAAG GGCCTCCAGGCCGCCCAGCGGGAGTCCCAGGTGAAGGTGATGGAGGGCAGGCTGAAGCAGACGGAGATCACCAGCGCCACCCAGAACCAGCTGCTCTTCCACATGCTGAAGGAGAAGGCCGAGTTCAACCCGGAGCTGGATGCGCTGCTGGGGAACGCGCTGCAAG AACTAGGTAACATCTCAGCTG AAACTGGAGACGACAGCAGCAGTGACGAGTCTGCACAGAGTCCCTCTGCTGATGGAGC CAGTTtggcttcagacctgatgaagCTCTGCGgtgagagcaaaacaagaaacAAG gcTCGCAGGAGGACCACGACCCAGATGGAGCTGCTGTATGCAAACAGCGACTCCATCCTGGAGCTCCCCGCTGCAGATTTCTCCATGTTGCCTTTAGCTGAAACACCAGATGGGGGCGGAGAGGTGGAGGCGTCAGGCTCATCAGTCAGGGACTACGCCGCTCTCTCCCCTGGCTTTTCCTCTAAAATGGGCAGCAT CTCAGGCTCCAGAACTTCATCTGGGTTGGAAAAACGGGCAGCAGAACCCTCCCCGCTCTCTCGCAGGAAGACCTATGACAAGGCACAAGCAGCGGGCAACAGGGCAAAGGTCAAGGAGACTAAACA GGGCGTCATTTACCCCGTGCCGTCCACGAAGAGCAGCCGTTCGTCCACTCTGCAGTGCGTGCACGTGGCGGAGGGCCACAGCAAGGCCGTCCTGTGCGTGGACAGCACCGACGACCTTCTCTTCACCGGATCCAAAG ACCGGACCTGTAAGGTTTGGAACCTGGTGACGGGTCAGGAGATCATGTCCCTCGCGGGCCACCCCAACAACGTGGTGTCGGTCCGCTACAGCTCCAGTCTGGTCTTCACCGTCTCCACCTCCTACATCAAGGTGTGGGACATCCGAGACTCGGCCAAGTGCGTGCGGACGCTAAC GTCCTCCGGTCAGGTCACCCTCGGGGACGGCTGCTCGGCGAGCACCAGCCGCACCGTCGCCATCCcagcaggagagaaccagatcAACCAGATCGCTCTCAATCCCAACGGGACGGTTCTGTACGCAGCCGCGGGGAACTCGGTCCGAGTGTGGGACCTGCGGAG ATTTGCATCCACGGGAAAGCTAATGGGTCACCTGGGTCCGGTGATGTGTCTGACTGTGGATCAGTCCGGAACCAGCAGTCAGGATCTGGTGATCACGGGGTCCAAGGATCACTACATCAAG CTGTTCGACGTGACCGAAGGCTCCCTGGGGAGCATCGGGCCCACGCACAACTTTGAGCCTCCTCACTACGACGGCATCGAGTCCCTGGTGGTCCAGGGAGACATGTTCTTCAGCGGCTCGCGAGACAACGGCATCAAGAAGTGGGACCTGGACCGTAAAGACCTGCTGCAG CAAGTCCCCAGCGCCCACCGTGACTGGGTGTGTGCGCTGGGCGTGGTGCCCGGGTCGCCGGTGCTGCTGAGCGGCTGCCGGGCCGGCGTGCTGAAGCTGTGGCACACGGACACGCTGGGGCCTCTGGGGGAGCTGCGGGGCCACGAGAGCCCCATCACCAGCATCTCCACCAACAGCAGCCACCTCTTCACCGCCTCAGA cGACCGCACGGTGAAGATCTGGCGCGCGCGGGGGGGCCTGGACAGCACCGCGGAGGGGGCCGACAACGCCGACGAGGTGGCCAGTAACTGA
- the kif21a gene encoding kinesin-like protein KIF21A isoform X4 gives MTTGQDESSVRVALRIRPQLAREKIEGCHICTYVMPGEPQVILGKDKAFTYDYMFDMDSQQDAIYTTCTEKLIDGCFEGYNATVFAYGQTGSGKTYTMGTGFDVNIGDDELGIVPRAVHHLFQGIEERREAAQAQGRPVPEFKINAQFLELYNEEVLDLFDSSRDMKQKSHIKIHEDANGGIYTVGVTTRTVGSEAEMIQCLKLGALSRTTASTQMNVQSSRSHAIFTIHLCQVRVCASDNVRTASALLKRRLTGNAWCVGTHGSVSVPQQENETDNRVSNGNSEMDEYETLTAKFHFVDLAGSERLKRTGATGDRAKEGISINCGLLALGNVISALGDRSKRASHVPYRDSKLTRLLQDSLGGNSQTVMIACISPSDRDFMETLNTLKYANRARNIKNKVMVNQDKASQQISALRTEIARLQMELMEYKSGKRMAGEDGVESFSDMFHENSMLQTENSNLRVRVKAMQETIDAQRARLTQLLSDQANQALGRAGEGGTEEIGNMIQSYIKEIEDLRAKLLESESVNEHLRKNLARASNRQSLYGGPGAFASAALAPEKETSDIIELAKKDLEKLKKREKKKKKRLQQLLEERERDEKEEEEVVEEVEDVSVNKDEVLDNELEKSTEKELLEREDAEMEVQEDSDHEEGEEEEEEEEEEEMDVEESSDDSDSESDEKENFQADLANITCEIAIKQKLIDELENSQRRLHTLKQQYEQKLMMLQCKIKDTQLERDRILHNMNSVESGSEDKARKIKAEYEKKLSVMNKELQKLHSAQKEHARLLKNQSQYEKQLRKLQTDVAEMKKTKVRLMKQMKEQQEKNRMNESRRNREIASLKKDQRRQEHQLKLLEAQKRQQELILRRKTEEVTALRRQARPSSGKVIRKVNLPEPAQDSPHRLPPSGRMYSSGSTAPTSARSPYRRTVGVYSTRVARNKWQTLERRISGVIMQRMTISNMEADMNRLLKQREELTKRKEKVIRKKERLLREGSEAEKTVPPLSEEVEALTANIDYINDSIADCQANIMQMEETKEEGDTVDVSAVISSCTLAEARFLLDHFMSMAINKGLQAAQRESQVKVMEGRLKQTEITSATQNQLLFHMLKEKAEFNPELDALLGNALQETGDDSSSDESAQSPSADGALASDLMKLCGESKTRNKARRRTTTQMELLYANSDSILELPAADFSMLPLAETPDGGGEVEASGSSVRDYAALSPGFSSKMGSISGSRTSSGLEKRAAEPSPLSRRKTYDKAQAAGNRAKVKETKQGVIYPVPSTKSSRSSTLQCVHVAEGHSKAVLCVDSTDDLLFTGSKDRTCKVWNLVTGQEIMSLAGHPNNVVSVRYSSSLVFTVSTSYIKVWDIRDSAKCVRTLTSSGQVTLGDGCSASTSRTVAIPAGENQINQIALNPNGTVLYAAAGNSVRVWDLRRFASTGKLMGHLGPVMCLTVDQSGTSSQDLVITGSKDHYIKLFDVTEGSLGSIGPTHNFEPPHYDGIESLVVQGDMFFSGSRDNGIKKWDLDRKDLLQQVPSAHRDWVCALGVVPGSPVLLSGCRAGVLKLWHTDTLGPLGELRGHESPITSISTNSSHLFTASDDRTVKIWRARGGLDSTAEGADNADEVASN, from the exons ATGACGACGGGGCAGGACGAAAGCTCAGTCCGCGTAGCGCTGAG GATTCGTCCTCAGCTGGCCAGAGAAAAGATCGAGGGATGCCACATCTGCACCTACGTGATGCCCGGAGAGCCTCAGGTGATCCTGGGCAAAGACAAGGCCTTCACCTACGACTACATGTTCGACATGGACTCGCAGCAGGACGCCATCTACACCACCTGCACGGAGAAGCTGATCGACGGCTGCTTCGAGGGCTACAACGCCACCGTCTTTGCGTACGGGCAG ACCGGCTCGGGGAAGACCTACACCATGGGGACGGGCTTCGACGTCAACATCGGCGATGACGAGCTGGGCATCGTCCCCCGCGCCGTCCACCACCTCTTCCAGGGCATCGAGGAGCGTCGGGAGGCGGCGCAGGCGCAGGGCCGTCCCGTGCCCGAGTTTAAGATCAACGCCCAGTTTCTTGAG CTTTATAATGAGGAAGTTCTGGACCTGTTTGACTCCTCAAGAGACATGAAGCAAAAATCGCACATCAAGATCCACGAAGATGCTAACGGGGGCATCTACACGGTGGGAGTGACCACCCGGACCGTCGGCTCCGAGGCCGAG ATGATCCAGTGCCTGAAGCTCGGAGCTCTGTCTCGGACCACGGCGAGCACGCAGATGAATGTCCAGAGCTCTCGATCACACGCCATCTTCACCATCCACCTGTGCCAAGTCCGCGTCTGTGCCTCTGACAATGTTCGTACGGCCTCTGCATTGCTGAAAAGACGACTGACCGGAAACGCTTGGTGCGTTGGGACTCACGGGTCTGTGTCTGTCCCCCAGCAGGAGAACGAGACCGATAACAGAGTCTCCAACGGAAACTCTGAGATGGATGAGTACGAGACGCTGACCGCCAAGTTCCACTTTGTGGACTTAGCCGGTTCTGAGAGGCTGAAGAGAACTGGGGCGACTGGAGACCGAGCCAAGGAGGGCATCTCCATCAACTGTGGGCTG CTGGCTCTGGGGAATGTAATCAGCGCTTTGGGTGACCGCAGCAAGCGGGCGTCTCATGTGCCTTATCGAGACTCCAAACTCACCCGACTTCTGCAGGACTCGTTAGGAGGGAACAG CCAAACAGTCATGATCGCCTGCATCAGTCCGTCTGACCGCGACTTCATGGAGACGCTCAACACTCTGAAGTACGCCAACCGGGCTCGCAACATCAAGAACAAGGTGATGGTGAACCAGGACAAGGCCAGTCAGCAGATCAGCGCTCTGAGGACCGAGATCGCCcgtctgcagatggagctgatggagtACAAGTCG GGCAAACGTATGGCCGGCGAGGACGGCGTGGAGAGTTTCAGCGACATGTTCCATGAAAACTCGATGCTGCAGACGGAGAACAGCAACCTGAGGGTGCGGGTGAAGGCCATGCAGGAGACCATCGATGCCCAGAGAGCGCGCCTCACCCAGCTGCTCAGCGACCAGGCCAACCAGGCCCTGGGCAGGGCAG GTGAGGGAGGAACCGAAGAGATTGGAAACATGATTCAGAGTTACATCAAAGAGATCGAAGACCTCAG AGCCAAACTGCTGGAGAGTGAGTCCGTGAACGAGCACCTGAGGAAGAACCTGGCCCGCGCCTCCAATCGGCAGTCGCTCTACGGAGGCCCGGGCGCCTTCGCCTCCGCCGCGCTGGCGCCCGAGAAggagacctctgacatcatcgaACTGGCCAAGAAAGACCTGGAAAAACTGAAGAAGcgggaaaagaagaagaagaaaag GCTCCAACAGCtgttggaggagagggagagggatgagaaggaggaggaggaggtggtggaagaggtggaggacgtCAG CGTCAACAAGGACGAAGTTCTCGACAACGAGCTGGAAAAgagcacagaaaaagagctgctggagcgTGAGGACGCGGAGATG GAGGTCCAGGAAGACAGCGATcatgaggaaggagaggaggaggaggaggaggaggaagaggaggagatggatgtGGAGGAGAGTTCAGACGATTCTGACTCCGAGTCAGATGAAAAAG AGAACTTCCAGGCCGATCTGGCCAACATCACCTGTGAGATCGCCATCAAGCAGAAGCTGATCGATGAGCTGGAGAACAGCCAGCGGCGCCTGCACACGCTCAAGCAGCAGTACGAGCAGAAGCTGATGATGCTGCAGTGCAAGATCAAAGACACGCAGCTGGAGCGAGACCGCATCCTCCACAACATGA aCTCGGTGGAAAGCGGCTCGGAGGACAAAGCGCGCAAGATTAAGGCCGAATACGAGAAGAAGCTGAGTGTCATGAAcaaggagctgcagaagctgcactcGGCCCAGAAGGAGCACGCACGGCTGCTGAAGAACCAGTCGCAGTACGagaagcagctgaggaagctgcagACGGACGTGGCGGAGATGAAGAAGACCAAG GTGCGTCTCATGAAGcagatgaaggagcagcaggagaagaacaGGATGAACGAATCTCGCAGAAATCGAGAAATCGCGTCCTTGAAGAAAGACCAGCGCCGGCAGGAG CACCAACTGAAGTTACTGGAAGCTCagaagaggcagcaggagctgatcctgaggaggaagacggaggAGGTGACGGCTCTCAGGAGGCAGGCTCGGCCCAGCTCGGGAAAGGTGATCAGAAAGGTCAACCTCCCAGAACCGGCCCAGGACTCCCCCCACAGACTCCCTCCGTCTGGACGCATGTACTCCTCCGGCAGCACAGCCCCCACCAGCGCCCG ATCTCCCTACAGGCGCACAGTTGGTGTTTACTCCACCAGGGTCGCACGCAATAAGTGGCAGACCCTGGAGCGCCGCATCTCCGGCGTCATCATGCAGAGGATGACCATCTCTAACATGGAGGCCGACATGAACCGGCTCCTCAAG CAACGAGAGGAGCTGACCAAGCGCAAAGAGAAGGTGATCCGCAAGAAGGAGCGTCTGCTGAGGGAGGGGTCTGAGGCGGAGAAGACCGTCCCCCCCCTCAGCGAGGAGGTGGAGGCGCTGACCGCCAACATCGACTACATCAACGACAGCATCGCGGACTGCCAGGCCAACATCATGCAGATGGAGGAAACCAAG gaggagggcgACACGGTGGACGTCTCCGCCGTCATCAGCTCCTGCACGCTGGCCGAGGCTCGTTTCCTCCTGGATCACTTTATGTCCATGGCAATCAATAAG GGCCTCCAGGCCGCCCAGCGGGAGTCCCAGGTGAAGGTGATGGAGGGCAGGCTGAAGCAGACGGAGATCACCAGCGCCACCCAGAACCAGCTGCTCTTCCACATGCTGAAGGAGAAGGCCGAGTTCAACCCGGAGCTGGATGCGCTGCTGGGGAACGCGCTGCAAG AAACTGGAGACGACAGCAGCAGTGACGAGTCTGCACAGAGTCCCTCTGCTGATGGAGC TTtggcttcagacctgatgaagCTCTGCGgtgagagcaaaacaagaaacAAG gcTCGCAGGAGGACCACGACCCAGATGGAGCTGCTGTATGCAAACAGCGACTCCATCCTGGAGCTCCCCGCTGCAGATTTCTCCATGTTGCCTTTAGCTGAAACACCAGATGGGGGCGGAGAGGTGGAGGCGTCAGGCTCATCAGTCAGGGACTACGCCGCTCTCTCCCCTGGCTTTTCCTCTAAAATGGGCAGCAT CTCAGGCTCCAGAACTTCATCTGGGTTGGAAAAACGGGCAGCAGAACCCTCCCCGCTCTCTCGCAGGAAGACCTATGACAAGGCACAAGCAGCGGGCAACAGGGCAAAGGTCAAGGAGACTAAACA GGGCGTCATTTACCCCGTGCCGTCCACGAAGAGCAGCCGTTCGTCCACTCTGCAGTGCGTGCACGTGGCGGAGGGCCACAGCAAGGCCGTCCTGTGCGTGGACAGCACCGACGACCTTCTCTTCACCGGATCCAAAG ACCGGACCTGTAAGGTTTGGAACCTGGTGACGGGTCAGGAGATCATGTCCCTCGCGGGCCACCCCAACAACGTGGTGTCGGTCCGCTACAGCTCCAGTCTGGTCTTCACCGTCTCCACCTCCTACATCAAGGTGTGGGACATCCGAGACTCGGCCAAGTGCGTGCGGACGCTAAC GTCCTCCGGTCAGGTCACCCTCGGGGACGGCTGCTCGGCGAGCACCAGCCGCACCGTCGCCATCCcagcaggagagaaccagatcAACCAGATCGCTCTCAATCCCAACGGGACGGTTCTGTACGCAGCCGCGGGGAACTCGGTCCGAGTGTGGGACCTGCGGAG ATTTGCATCCACGGGAAAGCTAATGGGTCACCTGGGTCCGGTGATGTGTCTGACTGTGGATCAGTCCGGAACCAGCAGTCAGGATCTGGTGATCACGGGGTCCAAGGATCACTACATCAAG CTGTTCGACGTGACCGAAGGCTCCCTGGGGAGCATCGGGCCCACGCACAACTTTGAGCCTCCTCACTACGACGGCATCGAGTCCCTGGTGGTCCAGGGAGACATGTTCTTCAGCGGCTCGCGAGACAACGGCATCAAGAAGTGGGACCTGGACCGTAAAGACCTGCTGCAG CAAGTCCCCAGCGCCCACCGTGACTGGGTGTGTGCGCTGGGCGTGGTGCCCGGGTCGCCGGTGCTGCTGAGCGGCTGCCGGGCCGGCGTGCTGAAGCTGTGGCACACGGACACGCTGGGGCCTCTGGGGGAGCTGCGGGGCCACGAGAGCCCCATCACCAGCATCTCCACCAACAGCAGCCACCTCTTCACCGCCTCAGA cGACCGCACGGTGAAGATCTGGCGCGCGCGGGGGGGCCTGGACAGCACCGCGGAGGGGGCCGACAACGCCGACGAGGTGGCCAGTAACTGA